The stretch of DNA ATCGGGAGCGTGTTGTGCCACTGCAGGCAGGTCGGTCGCAGGTCCCAGTAGGCGTCGTCCCACGACTCGCGGTCGTCCTCGACGAACGCCTCCTTGGCGGCGTAGTTCGACCCCGACTCCCCGTGGTAGACGATCAGGTCCGTCCCGCCCTCGTGGGCGGTGGCGATGCGGTCCAGCTCCGTCAGCGCGGTCCGGGTGGACTGGTCGGGCTGGGCGAACTGGACGAGCTCGTTGCTCTCGGCTGTCGTGTTGGTGTAGACGCCGGTCACCAGCACCTGGCCAAGCAGCAGCGCCACGAGCGCGAAGACGAGCGCCGAGGTGGCGACGCCGGTCACGTCGTCGGCCGACAACGCGTCGAGTCCCCAGCGGAAGACGGCCGCCAGCGCCACGCCGGCGGGGACCGACAGCGGGACCACGGCGTGGGTGACGATCCACGGCGCGCCGATGTCGGTCCCGAGCGGGTACCCCCAGATAGAGACGAACCCGGCGTAGAACAGGAACGGGACGAGATGTCGGGGCGTGGTGTACCCCAGCCGATCCAGCAGGTAGCCCAGGCCGGCGAAGGCGGTGATCGGAGCCGACGCGAGCACCAGGGCCTTCAGGAACACCCCGAGGTGGCGCTCGTAGTCGGCGAGCGTCTTCTCCGAGGCGGGGTCGAGCCACTCGCTCCACTGGTCGACGACGCGGTCGACCGTCGCGTCGACCATCTGCCCGAACAGCGCGGGGTTCGTCACGCCCTCCCAGAACCCGACGGCTCCGGCCGACGGGGGTGCCGGCGGGTGTCGCAGCCCGGCGACGCCCGCACCCCGCGGCGCGTAGAAGAACAGCGAGACGGCGGCGAAGAGGCCGACAGCGAGCACGACGTGGCCCGCGTAGGCCCCGAGCAGCCACTTCGGGTCCTCGTTGCGGGCGGTAAAGGAGCGGACGGTGTCGACGACGAGCGCCAGGTCCCCCCTGATCCGGCCGATAACGCGGGCCTTGATCTCGCGTCCGGAGGGGGCGTCGGTCACGAACAGGACGGCGTCGCGGTAGCCGTTCGGGAGGACGAACACCTTCGCCAGCAACAGGCCCGTCGCGCCGAGCCAGGTCACGACGTAGACCAGCGCGTTCTCCTTCGAGGCGAAGCCCAGCGCCATCAGCCCCGCGGCCCAGTAGAGGTAGCGAGGCAGGCGCGTGTCGTAGAACCGGACGACCATCCCGAACGCGGCGAACATAAACGCCGCCACGAGGACGTCGCTGCGCATGAACCGCGAGTAGTACAGCAGGACGGGGTCCAGCGCGAGCAACAGCGCGACGGCGACGGTCTCCGAGCGCCGGAGGTGTCGCCGGAGCAAGAGCACCGACAGCGGGAGCAGTGCGCCGACGACCGCGACCGGGAGCCGCATCGTGAAGTCGGAGGGGCCGAGGACGGCGAACACCCAGCGGTCGGCGTGCTGGACGAACGGGCCGTGGATGATGTAGCGGTAGGCGAACGACCCCGACTCGCCGTAGTGCCAGGCCCAGTAGGCGACCCGTCCCTCGTCGAAGTGAGCGACGCGCCGACCCAGCCAGGCGAGCCGCAACACGAGTCCGACGACGGCGACGGCCACCACCAGCTTCACCGTCGCGTGCTCGTCGTCGCGGATCCACGACCTGGCGCGACGACGGGCGCGGCGGAGGGCCGGCAACGCATCGCTCGACGTAGCCATGTGGGACGGAAGCACAGCGGGGGTTAGAATCCTTCTGGTTCCGCCGCGGAACGGTAGTTCTTTAGGGACGACAGCCACCCACACTCGTATGGTACAGCTCGGACTGGTGGTCGCCCAGTACGACAAGCACGGGGCCGTCGTCGACGCGATGACGGCGGCCGCGCGCGAGGCCGCGGCCGACGCCGACGCCGAGATCGTCGAGACGCTGACGGTCCCCGGGGCCTACGACACGCCGCTGGCCGCCGACCGGCTCGCACGGCGGGACGACGTCGACGCGGTGGCCGTGCTGGGGGTCATCGTCGAGGGCGACACCGACCACGACGGGGTCATCGCCGACGCCGCGGCCCAGGGCCTGACCGACGTGTCGCTGGACCGGGACACGCCGGTCACGCTGGGCATCATCGGGCCGGGGATGAGCACGGCCGAGGCCGAGGCCCGGACCCACAAGGGCGGCACCGCAGTCACGAGCGCCATCGAACTCGCAGAACTATGAGCATGGACTTCGCTTCACGGGTCGAACGTGTAGAGCCGAGCGCGACGCTCGCGATCAGCAACAAGGCGTCCGAACTGGAGGCCGACGGCGTCGACGTCGTCGACCTCTCGGTCGGCGAACCCGACTTCGACACGCCCGAGAACATCAAGGACGCCGCCAAGGAGGCCCTGGACGCCGGCCACACGGGCTACACGCCCTCGAACGGCATCCCGGACCTGAAGGCGGCCATCGCCGAGAAGCTCCACGACGACGGGCTCGACCAGTACGGCCCGGAGAACCTCGTCGTCACGCCCGGGGGCAAGCAGGCCCTCTACGAGGTGTTCCAGACGGTGATCGACGACGGCGACGAGGTCGCCCTGCTGGACCCCGCCTGGGTCTCCTACGAGGCGATGGCGAAACTCGCCGGCGGCACCCTCACGCGCGTCGACACCGCCGCCCACGACTTCCAGCTCGCGGGCGCGCTCGACGACCTCGCCGAATCCGTCTCCGACGACACCGAACTCCTGGTCGTCAACTCCCCGGGCAACCCCCACGGCGCGGTGTACTCCCGGGAGGCGATGGAGGGCGTCCGCGACCTCGCCGTCGAGCACGACGTCACCGTGATCTCCGACGAGATCTACAAGGAGATCACCTACGACGGCGTCGAGGCCGTCTCGCTGGGGACCCTGGACGGGATGGAAGACCGTACCGTCACGCTCAACGGCTTCTCGAAGGCCTACTCGATGACCGGGTGGCGGCTCGGCTACTTCGCCGCGCCCGAGGAACTGGTCTCCCAGGCCGGGAAGGTCCACTCCCACTCGGTCTCCTGTGCGGTGAACTTCGTCCAGCACGCCGGAATCGAGGCCATCCGCAACACCGACGAGGCCGTCGAGGAGATGCGCCAGGCCTTCGCCGAGCGCCGCGAGTTCCTGATGGACCTGTTCGCGGACCACGGCGTCCACGTCCCCGAGCCCCAGGGCGCGTTCTACATGATGCCGGAGGTCGCCCCGGACGGCGACGACACGGCGTGGTGCGACGAGGCTATCGGCGAGGCCCACGTCGCCACCGTCCCCGGCAGCGCGTTCGGGACGCCGGGCTACGCCCGGATCTCCTACGCAAACAGCAAGGACCGCCTGCAGGAGGCGGTCGACCGGCTGGCCGAGCACGGCCTCATCTGAGGTCACTCGCCGTTCTCGCGGTCGCCGGCCCGTCGTGCCAGCCACCCGACCGCCAGCGCCAGCAGCGTCGTTCCGGCTCCGAACCCCGGCCCGCTGTCCCCGGTCGTCGTCTCGGTGACGGCCGTCGGCGGCGGCGGGTACGGCGTCACCTCGGTGTCGGTCGCCGTCCGGGTCCGCGTGGCCGTCTCCGTCGGGGTGGCCGACGTGGTCTCTCGCCGCGACGCCCCGGGCGAGAGCCGGGCGACCCAGCTCCCGGGCTCGGTCGCCGACTGCGCGTGGCCGGCGACGACGGCTCCGTCGTCGAGCGGGTAGACGGCTCGGGGAACCGTCGGGCCGTCGCCGGGGACGACGGTTGTCGGGTCCGGACTGCCGTCCGGCCCGGTCCGCAGGAGGAACACGCGGCCCGGCTCGTCGACCTCGGCGACGGTCAGCGCGCCGCCGTCGGCCAGCCGGCGGGTCGCCGTCGGCGCGGGCGCGTCGCCGTCGAAGTGGTGCACCCACGCCCGCTGGGTCTCGCCGTCCGTCGAGAGGTAGCGGAGCCGCCAGCCCGGGCCGCCCTCGTCTTCCGGGAGGTTCGCCACCGCGATCCCACCGCCCGGGCCGGCGCTCGCCGCGTCGAGGTACTCCGGCCACCGACGGCTCCAGACCGTCCCGCCGTCGGGTGCGAGCCGGTCGAGCCAGCCGTGGAACTCGGACTCGAAAGCGTACCCGCCGACGGCGAGGTCCCCGTCGATGCCGCCGGTGACGAGGCCGGCGAGGCCGTCCCGCGTGTGGACCCACTGGACGGTGCCGTCCGCGGCGACGTGCTGGACCCGCGTCGAGACGGCGTGGGTCCCGATGCTGTTCGAGACGAGTGCGACGCCGTCGTCGAGGGGCCGGACGCGGAACTCGTCGTCGTGGTGTCCGCGTTCGATCCGGTGTCGCCACGACGGTGATCGGTCCGAACCGAAGCGGACGACCGGA from Haloarcula litorea encodes:
- a CDS encoding flippase activity-associated protein Agl23; this translates as MATSSDALPALRRARRRARSWIRDDEHATVKLVVAVAVVGLVLRLAWLGRRVAHFDEGRVAYWAWHYGESGSFAYRYIIHGPFVQHADRWVFAVLGPSDFTMRLPVAVVGALLPLSVLLLRRHLRRSETVAVALLLALDPVLLYYSRFMRSDVLVAAFMFAAFGMVVRFYDTRLPRYLYWAAGLMALGFASKENALVYVVTWLGATGLLLAKVFVLPNGYRDAVLFVTDAPSGREIKARVIGRIRGDLALVVDTVRSFTARNEDPKWLLGAYAGHVVLAVGLFAAVSLFFYAPRGAGVAGLRHPPAPPSAGAVGFWEGVTNPALFGQMVDATVDRVVDQWSEWLDPASEKTLADYERHLGVFLKALVLASAPITAFAGLGYLLDRLGYTTPRHLVPFLFYAGFVSIWGYPLGTDIGAPWIVTHAVVPLSVPAGVALAAVFRWGLDALSADDVTGVATSALVFALVALLLGQVLVTGVYTNTTAESNELVQFAQPDQSTRTALTELDRIATAHEGGTDLIVYHGESGSNYAAKEAFVEDDRESWDDAYWDLRPTCLQWHNTLPIPWYIAAQDVEADCSNQPAGLALRARQDQPPVIVTQTYDSTVPEDRLRQAGYASREYNLRTGGYRNVFRVWIHEAYASEGWNATDRS
- a CDS encoding pyridoxal phosphate-dependent aminotransferase; translation: MSMDFASRVERVEPSATLAISNKASELEADGVDVVDLSVGEPDFDTPENIKDAAKEALDAGHTGYTPSNGIPDLKAAIAEKLHDDGLDQYGPENLVVTPGGKQALYEVFQTVIDDGDEVALLDPAWVSYEAMAKLAGGTLTRVDTAAHDFQLAGALDDLAESVSDDTELLVVNSPGNPHGAVYSREAMEGVRDLAVEHDVTVISDEIYKEITYDGVEAVSLGTLDGMEDRTVTLNGFSKAYSMTGWRLGYFAAPEELVSQAGKVHSHSVSCAVNFVQHAGIEAIRNTDEAVEEMRQAFAERREFLMDLFADHGVHVPEPQGAFYMMPEVAPDGDDTAWCDEAIGEAHVATVPGSAFGTPGYARISYANSKDRLQEAVDRLAEHGLI
- the ribH gene encoding 6,7-dimethyl-8-ribityllumazine synthase, which gives rise to MVQLGLVVAQYDKHGAVVDAMTAAAREAAADADAEIVETLTVPGAYDTPLAADRLARRDDVDAVAVLGVIVEGDTDHDGVIADAAAQGLTDVSLDRDTPVTLGIIGPGMSTAEAEARTHKGGTAVTSAIELAEL